In Burkholderia sp. WP9, a genomic segment contains:
- a CDS encoding LysE/ArgO family amino acid transporter translates to MNWLSFSHGAALCASLIVTIGAQNAFVLRQGIMRSHVGKIVALCALSDFILIGAGVGGASVLVERYPVFVHAMLYVGLAYLAWFGVNALRRAVRPEHAVLESDSGGAAPVQRAVPIILMTLAFTWLNPHVYLDTFLLIGTAGAREPEGARVAFALGAMAVSGIWFIGLGYGARALAPLFKRATAWRVLDGAIGSMVLLLAVTQLR, encoded by the coding sequence ATGAACTGGTTGTCTTTTTCCCATGGCGCCGCTTTGTGCGCATCCCTGATCGTCACCATCGGCGCGCAAAACGCTTTCGTATTGCGTCAGGGCATCATGCGTTCGCACGTCGGCAAGATCGTCGCGCTGTGCGCGCTGTCGGACTTCATTCTGATCGGCGCGGGCGTCGGCGGCGCATCTGTGCTGGTCGAGCGTTATCCGGTGTTCGTGCACGCCATGCTGTATGTCGGGCTCGCCTATCTGGCGTGGTTCGGAGTCAACGCGTTGCGCCGCGCGGTGCGGCCGGAACACGCGGTGCTGGAAAGCGACAGCGGTGGCGCGGCACCCGTGCAGCGCGCCGTACCGATCATTCTGATGACGCTCGCCTTCACGTGGCTCAATCCGCACGTGTATCTCGACACGTTCCTGCTGATCGGCACGGCCGGCGCACGCGAACCCGAAGGCGCGCGGGTTGCCTTCGCGCTGGGCGCGATGGCGGTCAGCGGAATCTGGTTCATCGGGCTGGGTTACGGCGCGCGCGCCCTCGCGCCGCTCTTCAAGCGGGCGACGGCCTGGCGTGTGCTGGATGGCGCGATCGGCAGCATGGTGTTGCTGCTCGCGGTGACGCAACTGCGGTAA